In a genomic window of Aeromicrobium panaciterrae:
- a CDS encoding metallophosphoesterase: MQLGQHAPASHVIAHVSDTHFGHGTAAVYSNTDPAAYLEATMRRLAIVRPDAIVFTGDIADHGEPEAYEAVASIVVDAAAEMGAELIWVMGNHDAREPFSRRLLGRDGDPEAPIDQVFDINGLRVIALDTTIPGYHDGELSATQLEWLREELASPAPHGTLLAMHHPPIATHLQLMTIIELADQHLLADAIEDTDVRTILAGHYHYSAHSTLGSVPVSVAASTCYIIDPAADPRGLRGYDGSQSFDLAHVFADRIVHSTVPVQPGRLVVDYPLEALEHVAAMTPADRRENFAKASVDIDSMVMVDGDTLET, encoded by the coding sequence ATGCAGCTCGGCCAGCACGCTCCCGCATCCCATGTCATCGCGCACGTCAGCGACACCCACTTCGGGCACGGTACCGCCGCGGTCTACAGCAACACCGATCCGGCCGCGTACCTCGAAGCCACGATGCGCCGCCTCGCTATCGTGCGGCCGGACGCCATCGTGTTCACCGGCGACATCGCTGATCACGGTGAGCCGGAGGCGTACGAGGCTGTTGCCTCGATCGTCGTCGACGCAGCGGCCGAGATGGGTGCCGAACTCATCTGGGTCATGGGCAATCACGACGCTCGCGAACCGTTCTCACGCAGACTGCTGGGGCGCGACGGCGATCCCGAGGCGCCAATCGACCAGGTCTTCGACATCAACGGGCTACGCGTCATTGCGCTCGACACGACCATTCCGGGCTATCACGACGGCGAGCTGTCAGCGACCCAGCTGGAATGGCTGCGTGAGGAGCTCGCATCCCCGGCGCCTCACGGCACGCTCCTCGCAATGCACCACCCACCGATCGCGACGCACCTGCAGCTGATGACGATCATCGAGCTCGCCGATCAACACCTGTTGGCTGATGCGATCGAAGACACCGACGTTCGAACGATCCTCGCCGGGCATTACCACTACTCCGCTCACAGCACGCTCGGCTCCGTGCCTGTCTCCGTGGCCGCCTCAACCTGTTACATCATCGATCCGGCGGCGGATCCGCGCGGCTTACGCGGCTACGACGGATCGCAGTCATTCGACCTGGCGCACGTGTTCGCCGACCGCATCGTTCACAGCACCGTTCCTGTACAGCCGGGTCGCTTGGTCGTCGACTATCCACTCGAGGCACTTGAGCACGTCGCGGCCATGACGCCCGCCGACCGGCGCGAGAACTTCGCCAAGGCCTCGGTCGACATCGATTCGATGGTCATGGTCGACGGAGATACGCTGGAGACGTGA